From a single Deltaproteobacteria bacterium genomic region:
- a CDS encoding menaquinone biosynthesis decarboxylase: protein MSKKQFYDLREYINYLEAIGDLVRVKTEVDPILEITEISSRVIKERGPALIFENVKGAAYPLAINLFGTEERVELALGRKPREVGEELVELFHKVNPPSLKSFFSVLPKAYDLLSMRTKKVKHGISQQIEERPNLDKLPVIKCWPLDGGRFITLGLVLTQDPVTNRRNLGIYRLQIYDEKTTGMHWHPHKGGAAHYHEAGKTGKDLEAAVVLGGDPKMIFTAIAPLPEGMDELAFASYLRGKPIPMVKAKSLSLTVPANAEFIIEGVVPQNELREEGPFGDHFGHYSMEADFPVFHLNEITHRINPIYPATVVGKPPKEDVFLGMAAGDMFSPLTRIIHPEVRDMWAYPEAGFHNLLVVSVDERYPKNGIKAMLALWGTGQLLLTKVMITVSSDVNPRDWDAVLTEIGENFDPDEDFLMIPWAPLDTLDFTSGKLNVGSKMGINAVREQGAGRKKRQVPATLPDPREKHKEIIDWRLLKGGILAIKLEQDPKGMINKIFKTPGYEDVRIIATVSPDIDIHDNTELIWGIFTRFDPYLDVIFERTELRGSAVVYGGRMGIDATMKNWYPKVIEMSEDVKETVTERWNEYWKT, encoded by the coding sequence ATGTCCAAAAAGCAGTTCTACGATCTTCGGGAGTACATAAATTACCTTGAAGCCATAGGCGACCTCGTGCGCGTTAAGACCGAAGTGGACCCGATACTGGAGATAACCGAGATATCCTCGCGCGTCATTAAGGAGCGGGGCCCGGCCCTTATTTTCGAGAACGTTAAGGGCGCCGCGTATCCGCTTGCGATTAACCTCTTCGGCACTGAGGAGAGAGTCGAGCTCGCTCTCGGCAGAAAGCCGAGGGAAGTCGGCGAGGAGCTGGTCGAGCTCTTTCACAAGGTAAACCCGCCGTCCCTCAAATCATTTTTTTCTGTGCTTCCGAAGGCGTACGACCTTCTGTCCATGAGGACCAAAAAAGTAAAGCACGGAATCTCGCAGCAGATAGAGGAACGCCCGAATCTCGACAAGCTGCCAGTTATAAAATGCTGGCCGCTCGACGGCGGAAGATTTATCACACTGGGGCTGGTTCTGACTCAGGATCCCGTGACGAACAGGAGAAACCTCGGGATTTACAGGCTTCAGATATACGATGAGAAAACCACCGGGATGCACTGGCATCCACACAAGGGCGGGGCCGCTCATTACCACGAAGCCGGAAAGACTGGCAAGGACCTCGAAGCCGCCGTTGTGCTGGGCGGCGACCCCAAGATGATATTCACCGCAATTGCGCCCCTTCCCGAAGGCATGGACGAGCTCGCATTCGCGAGCTACCTGAGGGGTAAGCCGATACCTATGGTAAAGGCGAAGAGCCTATCGCTTACGGTTCCGGCAAACGCCGAGTTCATTATCGAGGGCGTAGTGCCCCAGAACGAGCTCAGGGAGGAAGGCCCCTTCGGCGACCATTTCGGGCATTATTCGATGGAGGCGGATTTCCCCGTATTTCACCTTAACGAAATAACACACAGGATTAATCCGATCTACCCCGCGACCGTAGTGGGCAAGCCGCCCAAGGAAGACGTCTTTTTGGGCATGGCTGCGGGGGATATGTTCTCTCCGCTCACAAGAATTATCCACCCGGAGGTCAGGGACATGTGGGCCTATCCGGAGGCGGGATTTCACAACCTGCTCGTCGTTAGCGTGGACGAGCGTTACCCGAAGAACGGCATCAAGGCCATGCTTGCCCTGTGGGGCACGGGACAGCTCCTCCTGACCAAGGTAATGATTACGGTTTCAAGCGACGTCAACCCCAGGGACTGGGACGCCGTTCTTACCGAAATAGGAGAGAACTTCGACCCTGACGAGGATTTTCTGATGATTCCCTGGGCCCCGCTCGATACGCTCGATTTTACGAGCGGCAAGCTCAATGTGGGAAGCAAGATGGGTATTAACGCTGTCAGAGAACAGGGCGCAGGAAGAAAGAAGAGGCAGGTTCCGGCGACGCTCCCCGATCCGAGGGAAAAGCATAAGGAGATTATCGACTGGAGGCTCCTTAAGGGCGGAATCCTCGCAATCAAGCTCGAGCAGGACCCCAAAGGTATGATAAACAAGATATTCAAAACCCCCGGGTATGAAGATGTCCGAATCATAGCAACCGTGAGCCCCGATATAGACATTCACGACAACACGGAGCTAATATGGGGTATATTTACCAGGTTCGACCCCTATCTGGACGTTATATTCGAGCGCACGGAGCTCAGAGGCTCCGCCGTCGTGTACGGAGGCAGGATGGGGATAGATGCAACGATGAAAAACTGGTATCCTAAGGTAATTGAAATGTCTGAAGACGTAAAGGAGACGGTAACCGAAAGATGGAACGAATACTGGAAGACGTAG